In Phragmitibacter flavus, one DNA window encodes the following:
- a CDS encoding pilus assembly FimT family protein, translating to MTPIIQSESRTRRLQLHAPGSPLSSSFQKAFTLIEIVLVLTLVAIITAAAVPAVNGLRDEAAAREPLTALARLAKETRLQAMKDKRPYQIAFTAQGFTATRYLSPYLQAAELEAFLQTPVPDPVTEATESADGAPPPPTFVNWTKTYALPEGLQYNVQYWHEASPTEISGPIVRLWVFQPTGIVAPITVNLIHQGTIHSATFNALTADIAKTSSHSQ from the coding sequence ATGACCCCGATCATCCAGAGTGAATCGCGAACCCGGAGACTGCAACTGCACGCTCCGGGTTCTCCGCTTTCTTCATCCTTCCAAAAAGCTTTTACTCTGATCGAAATCGTTCTCGTCCTCACCCTTGTCGCCATCATCACCGCCGCCGCAGTCCCGGCTGTCAACGGCCTCCGCGACGAAGCCGCCGCCCGTGAGCCCCTCACGGCGCTCGCCCGACTCGCCAAAGAAACCCGGCTCCAGGCGATGAAAGACAAACGTCCTTATCAAATCGCCTTCACCGCCCAAGGATTCACCGCCACCCGCTACCTCAGTCCCTACCTCCAGGCCGCCGAACTCGAAGCCTTCCTGCAAACCCCTGTTCCCGATCCTGTCACCGAAGCCACCGAATCCGCCGATGGTGCCCCCCCTCCACCCACCTTCGTCAACTGGACCAAAACCTACGCCCTCCCTGAAGGTCTTCAATACAACGTCCAATACTGGCACGAAGCCTCCCCGACTGAAATCTCCGGTCCCATCGTCAGACTCTGGGTCTTCCAGCCCACCGGCATCGTCGCCCCCATCACCGTCAACCTCATCCATCAAGGCACCATCCACAGCGCCACCTTCAACGCCCTAACCGCCGACATCGCCAAAACCAGTTCCCACAGCCAGTAA